One part of the Streptococcus sp. oral taxon 431 genome encodes these proteins:
- the ilvN gene encoding acetolactate synthase small subunit — translation MRRMLTAKLQNRSGVLNRFTGVLSRRQVNIESISVGATENPNVSRITIIIDVASHDEVEQIIKQLNRQIDVIRIRDITDQPHLEREVILIKVSAPAEKRAEILAIIQPFRATVVDVAPSSITIQMTGNAEKSEALIRVIRPYGIKNIARTGATGFTRD, via the coding sequence ATGCGTAGAATGTTAACAGCCAAACTTCAAAACCGTTCAGGTGTTCTCAATCGTTTCACAGGAGTCTTATCGAGACGTCAAGTCAATATCGAAAGCATTTCTGTTGGCGCAACGGAAAATCCTAATGTATCACGGATTACCATTATCATCGATGTTGCATCACATGATGAGGTGGAGCAAATCATCAAACAACTTAATCGTCAGATTGATGTGATTCGTATTCGTGATATCACGGATCAGCCCCACTTAGAACGAGAAGTAATTCTTATAAAGGTTTCAGCGCCTGCTGAAAAACGTGCAGAAATTTTGGCTATTATCCAACCTTTCCGTGCAACAGTAGTAGATGTAGCTCCAAGTTCCATTACCATTCAGATGACTGGGAATGCAGAAAAGAGTGAAGCTTTGATTCGAGTCATTCGACCTTACGGTATAAAGAATATCGCTCGTACGGGTGCAACTGGATTTACCCGCGACTAA
- the ilvC gene encoding ketol-acid reductoisomerase, with amino-acid sequence MAVQMEYEKDVKVAALDGKKIAVIGYGSQGHAHAQNLRDSGRDVIIGVRPGKSFDKAKEDGFDTYTVAEATKLADVIMILAPDEIQQELYEAEIAPNLEAGNAVGFAHGFNIHFEFIKVPADVDVFMCAPKGPGHLVRRTYEEGFGVPALYAVYQDATGNAKDIAMDWCKGVGAARVGLLETTYKEETEEDLFGEQAVLCGGLTALIEAGFEVLTEAGYAPELAYFEVLHEMKLIVDLIYEGGFKKMRQSISNTAEYGDYVSGPRVITEQVKENMKAVLADIQNGKFANDFVNDYKAGRPKLTAYREQAANLEIEKVGAELRKAMPFVGKNDDDAFKIYN; translated from the coding sequence ATGGCAGTTCAAATGGAATACGAAAAAGATGTAAAAGTAGCAGCACTTGACGGTAAAAAAATCGCCGTTATCGGTTATGGTTCACAAGGTCATGCTCACGCTCAAAACTTGCGTGATTCAGGTCGTGATGTGATCATCGGTGTACGCCCAGGTAAATCTTTTGACAAAGCAAAAGAAGATGGTTTTGATACATACACAGTAGCAGAAGCAACTAAGTTGGCTGATGTTATCATGATCTTGGCTCCAGACGAAATCCAACAAGAATTGTACGAAGCAGAAATTGCACCAAACTTGGAAGCTGGAAATGCAGTTGGTTTTGCACATGGTTTCAACATCCACTTCGAATTCATTAAAGTTCCTGCAGATGTTGATGTCTTCATGTGTGCTCCTAAAGGACCAGGACACTTGGTACGTCGTACTTACGAAGAAGGATTTGGTGTTCCAGCGCTTTACGCTGTCTACCAAGATGCTACAGGAAATGCTAAAGACATCGCTATGGACTGGTGTAAAGGTGTTGGTGCAGCGCGTGTAGGTCTTCTTGAAACAACATACAAAGAAGAAACTGAAGAAGACTTGTTTGGTGAACAAGCAGTTCTTTGTGGTGGTTTGACTGCTCTTATCGAAGCTGGTTTCGAAGTCTTGACAGAAGCTGGTTATGCTCCAGAATTGGCTTACTTTGAAGTTCTTCACGAAATGAAATTGATCGTTGACTTGATCTACGAAGGTGGATTCAAGAAAATGCGTCAATCAATTTCAAACACTGCTGAATATGGTGACTATGTTTCAGGTCCACGTGTAATCACTGAACAAGTCAAAGAAAATATGAAAGCAGTTCTTGCGGACATCCAAAATGGTAAATTCGCCAACGACTTTGTAAACGACTACAAAGCTGGACGTCCAAAATTGACTGCCTACCGTGAACAAGCAGCTAACCTTGAAATTGAAAAAGTTGGTGCAGAATTGCGTAAAGCAATGCCATTTGTCGGTAAAAACGACGATGATGCATTCAAGATCTACAACTAA